A single Amphiura filiformis chromosome 8, Afil_fr2py, whole genome shotgun sequence DNA region contains:
- the LOC140159070 gene encoding melatonin receptor type 1A-like: protein MLNMEAAESWTHKDSNNYSSILYENETMTNNTSPSVPFLPDRYILYITWLILMALIGTAGNLLIILSLVADEKLRTISNVFVVNLAFADIFVTTIIDPFSVLAVFNEGEFFYRHPGLCIFAGAFVVTCCACSIWTIVAISVERYIHICHRPLYPRVFNHRTAPVILICLWIIAFFIALPYFEVFGWGIYGYFPKGRICTCIFNVSYFYSWYLIGFELILPMIIIPFCYIQIFRVIRKSSGRLSRRGSISANKRNKSDMRILKMFATLLAVFMIMWAPYTVNVLFDTDASWPDLFFMTAVAFCLSNSSINFIIYGIMNVNFRKAYMMILKKLFALV, encoded by the coding sequence ATGTTAAACATGGAGGCAGCTGAAAGTTGGACCCACAAAGACTCCAACAATTATTCTTCGATATTATACGAGAATGAAACAATGACAAACAATACTTCGCCATCAGTGCCATTTCTGCCTGACCGATACATTCTTTACATAACGTGGTTGATACTTATGGCATTGATCGGAACTGCTGGTAATCTTCTTATCATATTATCACTTGTCGCGGATGAGAAACTACGTACAATAAGTAATGTTTTTGTCGTGAACTTAGCCTTTGCTGATATATTTGTTACAACTATCATCGATCCATTTTCTGTACTTGCTGTGTTCAATGAAGGAGAATTCTTCTACCGTCATCCAGGACTCTGCATTTTCGCCGGTGCATTCGTTGTCACCTGTTGTGCTTGCTCCATCTGGACAATTGTCGCTATATCTGTTGAGAGGTACATCCACATATGCCATCGTCCTCTTTATCCCAGGGTTTTTAACCATCGCACAGCCCCCGTCATATTGATATGTCTTTGGATCATCGCATTTTTCATTGCACTTCCCTACTTTGAAGTGTTTGGTTGGGGCATCTATGGATATTTCCCAAAAGGTCGTATCTGCACGTGTATCTTTAATGTGAGTTACTTTTACTCTTGGTATCTGATTGGTTTTGAACTCATCTTACCAATGATAATCATTCCGTTTTGTTACATCCAAATATTTCGCGTTATCCGTAAATCAAGCGGTCGTCTTAGCAGACGGGGCAGCATTAGCGCCAACAAGAGGAACAAATCAGATATGAGAATCCTGAAGATGTTTGCAACACTCCTGGCCGTGTTCATGATAATGTGGGCCCCGTATACCGTTAACGTCTTATTTGATACTGACGCTTCGTGGCCTGATTTGTTCTTTATGACAGCTGTAGCTTTTTGTCTTTCAAACAGTTCTATTAATTTCATCATCTATGGAATTATGAACGTAAACTTTCGTAAGGCGTACATGATGATTCTGAAAAAACTCTTTGCCCTCGTTTGA